One part of the Maritimibacter sp. DP1N21-5 genome encodes these proteins:
- a CDS encoding carbonic anhydrase: MHNARLLPNYLVQRYHGWKATAYSENKSWYRRLASEGQHPRAMIISCCDSRVHVTSIFGADQGEFFIHRNIANLVPPYQPDGQQHGTSAAVEYAVTALKVAHVIVIGHSACGGVQGYHDMANGKAPQLQEKTSFVGRWMEILKPGYDRIDDHGDIHALEREAVKVSLENLMTFPFVKAAVEAEELTLHGLWHDIGEGGLMQFDGASGAFVHV; this comes from the coding sequence ATGCACAACGCGCGATTGCTGCCGAATTATCTGGTTCAACGGTATCATGGCTGGAAGGCGACGGCCTATTCCGAGAACAAGTCCTGGTATCGGCGATTGGCCTCGGAAGGACAGCACCCGCGTGCGATGATCATCTCCTGCTGCGACAGCCGCGTGCATGTCACCTCGATCTTCGGCGCGGACCAGGGGGAGTTCTTCATCCACCGCAATATCGCCAACCTCGTGCCGCCCTATCAGCCCGACGGACAACAACACGGGACTTCGGCCGCCGTGGAATATGCCGTGACCGCGCTCAAGGTCGCCCATGTGATCGTGATCGGTCACTCGGCCTGTGGCGGCGTGCAGGGCTATCACGACATGGCCAACGGCAAGGCACCGCAGCTTCAGGAAAAAACCAGCTTCGTGGGGCGCTGGATGGAGATCCTGAAACCCGGATATGACCGGATCGACGATCACGGCGACATCCACGCGCTGGAGCGTGAAGCGGTGAAAGTGTCGCTCGAGAACCTGATGACCTTCCCCTTCGTGAAGGCGGCGGTCGAGGCGGAAGAACTGACCCTGCATGGCCTCTGGCACGACATCGGCGAAGGCGGGCTCATGCAGTTCGACGGCGCCAGCGGGGCCTTCGTCCACGTATGA
- a CDS encoding 1-acyl-sn-glycerol-3-phosphate acyltransferase, whose product MTGAGLTGGLRRLAARITGDAIVLFARLITAPRTVWQGIEPIPHQRIYFANHTSNGDFVLAWASLPEAMRRRTRPVAAADYWLTTPLRSFVGKEAFRAVLIDRNPETRTDDPVALMVAALDEGASLILFPEGNRNMGPDSLLPFRTGLFHVATRRPRVDLVPTWIENLNAILPKGEVIPVPLLCTVTFGKPIHLRPDEDKDTFLTRARNALLALKPKEEP is encoded by the coding sequence ATGACCGGGGCGGGGCTCACGGGGGGCCTGCGCAGGCTTGCCGCCCGGATCACGGGCGACGCCATCGTGCTTTTCGCCCGGCTCATCACCGCACCCCGGACCGTCTGGCAGGGGATCGAGCCGATCCCCCACCAGCGCATCTATTTCGCCAACCACACCTCGAACGGGGATTTCGTGCTTGCCTGGGCCTCGCTTCCCGAGGCGATGCGACGGCGTACCCGGCCCGTGGCGGCGGCGGACTACTGGCTGACCACGCCGCTTCGGTCCTTCGTAGGGAAGGAGGCGTTTCGCGCCGTCCTGATCGACCGCAACCCCGAGACGCGCACCGATGACCCGGTGGCGCTCATGGTCGCGGCGCTTGACGAGGGGGCGAGTCTCATCCTCTTTCCCGAGGGCAACCGGAACATGGGACCCGATTCCCTTCTGCCGTTTCGCACCGGGCTTTTCCACGTGGCGACCCGGCGCCCGCGCGTCGACCTTGTTCCGACCTGGATCGAGAACCTGAACGCCATTTTGCCCAAGGGCGAGGTGATTCCGGTTCCACTCCTGTGCACGGTCACCTTCGGCAAGCCGATCCATCTGCGGCCAGACGAGGACAAGGACACCTTCCTCACCCGCGCCCGCAACGCGCTCCTCGCGCTCAAACCCAAGGAAGAGCCATGA
- a CDS encoding phosphatidate cytidylyltransferase, with amino-acid sequence MSAPVEFFRLLLAVIVVLSVATAIGEVLRQRYDADGRNAVIENLNARIASWWGMVALMAIAFLFGRFGVVVLFAFLSFAALREFLTLTSKARADHWALLVSFFVIIPFQYWLVYRGWYGLYSIFIPVYAFLFMPILVALRGDTDRFLTRVAETQWGLMIAVFAVSHVPALITLIIPGFEGRGVLLIAWLVVVVQGADVLQYLFGMLFGRHRIAPTLSASKTWEGFAGGMASSVVLGMLLVWLTPFAIWQAGLMAAVVVALGFFGGLVMSTIKRDKGVKDWGHLIAGHGGFTDRLDSVVFSAPVFFHLVRYFWA; translated from the coding sequence ATGAGCGCCCCGGTCGAGTTCTTCCGGCTGCTTCTGGCGGTGATCGTCGTTCTGTCCGTCGCGACCGCCATCGGCGAGGTGCTGCGCCAGCGCTACGACGCGGACGGGCGCAACGCGGTGATCGAGAACCTCAACGCGCGGATCGCGTCCTGGTGGGGGATGGTCGCGCTCATGGCCATCGCCTTTCTCTTCGGGCGCTTCGGCGTTGTCGTCCTGTTCGCCTTCCTCTCCTTCGCGGCGCTGCGTGAGTTTCTCACGCTCACCTCCAAGGCCCGCGCCGATCACTGGGCCCTGCTCGTGTCCTTCTTCGTGATCATTCCGTTTCAATATTGGCTGGTCTATCGGGGCTGGTACGGGCTCTATTCGATTTTCATCCCGGTCTATGCCTTCCTCTTCATGCCGATCCTCGTCGCGCTACGAGGCGATACTGACCGCTTCCTGACCCGCGTGGCGGAAACCCAGTGGGGTCTCATGATCGCGGTCTTCGCGGTCAGCCACGTGCCCGCGCTGATCACGCTCATCATTCCGGGGTTCGAGGGGCGCGGGGTGCTTCTCATCGCCTGGCTCGTGGTGGTCGTGCAGGGGGCGGACGTCCTGCAATACCTCTTCGGCATGCTCTTTGGCCGCCACCGGATCGCGCCCACGCTCTCCGCCTCGAAGACTTGGGAAGGCTTCGCCGGCGGCATGGCGTCGTCGGTTGTTCTGGGCATGCTGCTCGTCTGGCTCACGCCCTTCGCGATCTGGCAGGCCGGGCTCATGGCGGCCGTGGTCGTGGCGCTGGGCTTCTTCGGCGGGCTCGTCATGTCCACGATCAAGCGGGACAAGGGCGTGAAGGACTGGGGCCATCTGATCGCGGGGCATGGCGGCTTTACCGACCGGCTCGACTCGGTGGTCTTCTCTGCTCCGGTGTTCTTCCACCTGGTCCGGTATTTCTGGGCGTAG